GAGCTACTGATAAAGCTCCACTCATTCTTTGGAAGCCCATAGCTGTTGCTAGGGTTTTATCTATTTGTCCTCTTATATCTCTTAGAGATACTGATTGTTGAGCACCACCATTAGCAGAGAATGCTAGCGATAGTTTAGCAACGCCACCAGCATTTAGCTTGATATCTCTACCATCAAGACGAACAAGGTTTAGTCTACCTACGAAACCGGTTAAAGATGTACCTTTAGCAGCTGCACCTTTACCGCCAAGACCCTTTGAGATGTCTTTACCAGAAGCTACGATAGCACGGCCATCACGGCTTGTTAATACCATTTTGCCTGTTTCAGCATCAACAGAAGCTTCAACACCAGTTTGATCTTTTACAGAGTTGATAGCATTTACAAGTGCACCGTTTGCATCATTTGCTTTAACTTCTAGATCGCCGATTTTAACGCCGTTGATTGTTAAAGACTGAATTAAACCACCGCCAATAGCAGCACTTGCTTTCCAAGTAACATCAGCTGTAGCTCTAACACCAGTTCTATCAGCAACTTTGTTGATGTTCTCGGCTAGAGCGCCAAGGCCTTTACCGATACCTGTTGAGATAGTAGCGCCTGTAACACCTACGTCGTTTACACCATCAACGTTTAAGAATTTAAGGTTTACTTCACCCATAGCTGTAAGTAGTCTTGAACTCTCAAAACGTGTAAGACCGATCTTATCAGACGTAGTCGCACCAATACTTGCTTTAACAGTTTGGTTTGAATAAGCACCTATTTGGAATTCTTTATTAGAGAATGTTCCGTTTAGTAGTTGCTGACCGTTAAATGAAGTAGTGTTACCGATATTATCAAGCTCTTCCATTAGACGAACGATATCAGCTTGCAATGCTTGGCGTGATTGAGTTGTTTGGCCGTCTTGAGCTGATTGAGTAGCTTTTGTCTTGATAGTATCAAGAATTTTTAGCTGCTCGTCCATAGCTTTATCGGCAACTTGAATGATACCAATAGCATCATTACCGTTTGCAATAGCTTGACCTAAAGCTGAGGCTTGACTTCTTAAGCTATCTGCGATAGATAGACCTGAAGCATCGTCTGCAGCTGTTTGAATCCTAAGACCTGAGCTAAGTTTGTTAAGTGACTTAGATAGGTCAGTGTTGTTGCTAACTGCGTTAGCGTGCGTGTTAAGTGCGTTTACGTTTGTGTTAATACGAAAACTCATTGTAAATCCTTTTAATTTTTTAGTTACGACTTCTTGTCGCACAAAAACTATATCGTGAAATTTTCTAAAAACTTTATAGGCATGAATGAAAAAATTTTTAAAATAATGAAGACGGATTTGATTTTTTTATGCCTTGATACTTTAAAAATTATTTTTGCTACAATTACGCCAAAAAATTCAAAGGCTATATATAAATGAAAAGCTTAATCATCGTGGAATCTCCCGCAAAAGCAAAGACTATCAAAAACTTCCTAGACAAAAGCTACAACGTCATCGCCTCAAAAGGTCACATCAGAGACCTGCCAAAAACAAGCTTTGGCATCAAGATAGAGGATGATAAATTTACCCCAGAGTACCGCATCAGCAGTGATCACTCCGCTATTGTAAAAGAGATAAAAGAACTCGCCAAAGCTGCAGATGAAATTTATCTCGCGACCGATGAGGATAGAGAGGGTGAGGCGATCGCGTTTCATATCGCAAATGCTATCGGCAAAGAGCCAACCAGTCTGCCTCGCATTGTCTTTCACGAGATCACCAAAAGCGCCATACAAAACGCTCTAAAAAGCCCAAGACACGTCGATATGAACAGCGTCAATGCCCAGCAAACAAGGCGCTTACTTGACCGTATCGTTGGCTACAAGCTAAGCCCGCTTTTAAATTTAAAGATACAAAAAGGCTTAAGCGCTGGACGTGTGCAAAGTGCGGCGCTAAAAATAATAGTAGATCGCGAGCGTGAAATTCAGGCATTTAAGCCAGTTGAATACTACACTATCGACACCGTTTTTAAAAAAGATCTAGACGCTGAGCTAGTTAAATTTGAAAACCAAAAGATCGAGAAGCTAACCATCCAAAATCCAGACCGCGCAAAATATATCATTGAAAATTTACAAAATGAGAAATTTAGCGTCCGTGAGATCGAGAGCAAGGATAGAAAGATCCAGCCAAGCCCGCCATTTATGACCTCAACGCTTCAGCAAAGTGCGAGCAACCGCCTTGGCTTTAGCCCTAAAAAGACGATGATGATCGCACAAAGCCTCTATGAGGGCGTGCAAACAAACGAAGGCTTCATGGGTGCGATCACCTACATGAGAACGGATAGCTTAAATTTAGCCAAAGAGGCCGTCGCAGCCGCTAGAGAGCATATCCTTCAAAACTACGGCAAAGAGTATCTGCCAGCCAAAGCGATAAGCTACACGACAAGCTCAAAAGGCGCGCAAGAAGCCCACGAGGCGATCCGCCCTACAAATTTAAACTTCACACCACAAATAGCGGCTAAATTTTTAGAAAAAGACGCGCTCAAACTCTACACACTCATCTACAATAGATTTTTAGCCTGCCAAATGAGCGCATGTGTGAGCCAAACGCAAAACGTCTATGTTGCAAGCGAAAAAGGCGAGTTTAAGATAAGCGGTAGAAAAGTGCTATTTGACGGCTTTTATAAGGTTTATGGCGAACTTGATAAAGATAAAATTTTGCCAAATTTAAAAAAAGGCGACGAGATGAGCTTGCAAAGCATAAAAAGCACGCAAAATTTCACCGAGCCACCAGCCAGGTACTCAGAAGCTGGACTTGTTAAAAAGTTAGAGAGTCTAGGCATCGGCCGCCCAAGTACCTACGCACCGACTATCACACTGCTAACTTCAAGAGACTACGTGAGGGTCGAGAAAAAGCAGCTCATACCAAACGAGATCGCATTTAGCATGATAGGCGTTTTGGAGGAGCACTTTAGCAACATTGTCGATAGTGAATTTACTTCACATCTTGAAGAAAAGCTCGATGAGATCGCACTTGACAAGGCTGATTGGCAAAAGGTGCTAAGCGACTTTTACTATCCATTTATGGGAAAAATTAGCGCTGGCAAAACTGGTATAAAAAGTCTAAAAACAGCCACTCCGATCGGCGAGAAGTGCCCAGAGTGCGGAAGCGAGCTAGTGCTTAGAAAAGGCAGATACGGTGAATTTATAGCTTGCTCAAATTTCCCAAAATGTAAATACTCAAGAAACGTCGCAAAAGATAATGAAAAGAGCGCAGGAACTGGCACTGCAACGGCAGCTAAGCCGAAACGCGATCTTAAAAAGCTTGACGTGCCATGTCCAAAATGTGGCGGCGAGATCGTCGAGAGATTTAGCAGGCGCGGTAAATTTTATGGATGTGCCAACTATCCAAAATGCGACTTCGTCTCAAACTACGAGCCAGTTGAGCAAAAATGCAACGAATGTGGCGGCGATATGATCAAAAAAGAGCTTAAAAAAGGCACATTTATAGAGTGCACAAAATGTAAGAAAAAGACGCTTATTTCTGAAAACTAAAAATTTCTAGCCAAATTTGAGCCCCTTGAGCCTAAATTTGGCTTTTATAAATTTGGGCTTCAAATACCTGATACCACCGCTAAGCTTAGACAGCATAAAGGGCAAAAACCTCGTCATCAACTACACTTAGTCAGATGGTAGCTTCACATCGTAGCACCCACTTTTTGGACTTTTTGATGAGCTTAGCGCTTTGTCAAATTTAAAAACTGGTCTTTTAAAAGAGAGAGCGGAAATTTACAATAGAAAGTAATGTCATAAAATTTAAATTTTTCGCATAGCTTTTAATAAATTTATATCTTGGAGAAATTTTAAAATTTATAGATATACGAACGCATGCAGTGCAAAATCGCTATCACATGCACTTCTAACGTGCAAAGAGCTTAGATGATTAAAGGGGATAAGGGGACGGCTCTTGGCTTCGCTAGCTCGCAGCTGCAAACAGACCGTAACTCAAGCCCCTTTGCCCCCCCCTTTTTTTTGAATAAAAATAAATTTATACATTTCATCAAACTATTTTTGCAAATTCATAAATCATCCTACTTAAATTTTAAACCTACCAAAGCTATAATACGCCCCAAAAAGGATGAAAAATGAAAACAATTATGCTCTGTGCGATATGCTCAGTCACTCAAGGAAACTGCGCCGAGGACTGCGCTTATTGCACGCAAAGTGCCAAAGCTGGCGCTGATATCACGAAATTTAAAGAAAAAAGCGTGCAGCAGGTGGTGGACGAAGCCAAAATGGCTTATAAAAACCACGCTCTTGGCTTTTGTTTAGTCACAAGTGGTGCTAGGCTGAATGACAAAAAGACCGACTACATCGTCTCTTTAGCAAAGGTAGTGCATAAAGAAGTACCAAATTTGATGCTCATCGCATGTAACGGTATGGCAACTTACGAGCAGCTTAGCGAGCTTAAAAAGGCTGGCGTTTTTAGTTACAACCACAACCTTGAAACAAGCCGAGAATTTTTCCCAAAAATTTGTAAAACTCACACTTGGGACGAGAGATATCAGACAAATTTAGATGCAAAAAGAGCTGGGCTCATGCTTTGTACTGGTGGTATTTACGGCGTTGGCGAGAGCGAGGCTGATAGGGTGAGCCTTAGAGCTAGTTTAAAAGAGCTTGAGCCATTTTCGTCACCGATAAATTTTTTCATTAAAAATGAAGCTCTAAGTCTAGATCTGCCTCCTCTTAGTGCGGATAAGGCCCTAAAAATAGTGCGCGACACCAAAAGTGCCCTACCAGAAACTAGAGTCATGATAGCTGGCGGCAGAGAGAAAATTTTAGGCGATAGACAATACGAGATCTTTGAAAATGGCGCCGATGCGATCGTCATTGGCGACTATCTCACCGCAAAAGGCGAGAAAGCTAGCAAGGATATCGAGGAGCTTACAAAGCGCGGTTTTAGCTTCGCTAGTATCTGTCACTAATGCTTGTAAATTTACTTTTCGCAGGGCTTGGAGGCTTTATCGGAGCTGGATGCAGGTTCTTAGCTGGTGAGCTGCTAAAATTTAGCCACTTTCCGCTAGCTACGCTTGGCGTAAATGTGCTTGGCAGCTTCATTATCGGCGTATTATTTTGTCTAAATTTAAGCCAAAGCGCAAGAGTATTTTTGGTCGTTGGCATACTTGGCGGCTTTACCACATTTTCAAGCTTTAGCCTTGATAGCGTGAAATTTTTACTAGAAGGCGAGCTGGTAAAAGGCTTTTTAAATATCTTTTTAAACCTTGTTTTTTGCCTACTTGCAAGCTATTTTGGCATTTTGCTTGGCAAGAGTTTATGAGAGTTTGCAAATTTAATAGAGCTTAAATTTTGCTAGATTTTCTTAATCGCATGCAGTGCTTTAGCACCATTGCATGCACTTTGAACGTGCGAGGGGATTGGGGGATTTAAAAAGGGGGATAAGGGGACGGCTTCGTAACTCGAGTCCCCTTGTCTCCCTTTTGAATAAAAGAACCTAAAAACAAAAAAGTCTGTATTTTTAAAAATAGAATTTTACTATTGCGAAAATTTTAAAATTCTATTCACTCGCAAGAATTGACTACTGATTTTAGGTCTCGCAAAGCTTGCCACTAAAATCAGAGCCGAAATTACTCGTTCATGAAATTTTAAAATTTACTTGACGCTTATCTAACTTGATAAATAAAAATTTGTCGTAGTTTTTAATCGCATGCAGTGCAAAACATGCCACATCCACCTTTTTACCTAGCTTCTACCTTTGGCATCTGAAGCATAAAATTTCTAGCTTCACTTAAAAGTACAGGCTTAAGCCCATCTACCAGAGTTTTTGGATCATAAATTCTCTCATATGAAAGTATTAAGACTCCATCTTTTTTAAGTAAAAAGTGGATTATTTCTATATTTTTACTGCTAGTTTTATCTTTTATGAGAGCTAAAATTTGATCATTCTCTTCGCTATAAAGCACTTCTTTAGCCTCTTTTATCTTCTTTTTTAGCTCAACAAGCATACTTTCACTTTTTATATTTTTGTCAAATTTCACTCTAAAGCTTACAAAATGCTCATCAAAATTTTCATTTTTTAAAAAGTAAAAGCTCTCATCTTTGGCTGTATTTTTCTTATAAAAAACGCTTCCATCAAATTTAAAACTTTGAACCAAACTTAGCTCGTCTGCAAAGCCAAAAATTCCAAAAAACATCAAGGCAAAAAATAGAAATTTACGCATAAATTTGCACTCCAAATTTTTAAAAATTTGTCGCCATTTTGCCCAAAAGTCGCTTAGCTTAATCAAAAAATAACAAAGCTTTTTATACAATCAAACATTTTTAATTTAAGGATCTTTTTGCAGTTACATCAAGCTAGCGAGCTTAGTATTCTTGTCGTTTTGGCATTTATCGTCTTTGCTTCGCCTTATATTTCTAAAATTTTACGCATTCCTGTCGCTCCTGCTGAGATAATACTTGGAGCACTGGCTAGCTACATCGGGCTTGTCGGCGAGAATGAGATGTTTAAGCTAATTAGCGAAGTTGGCTTTTTCTTTTTGATGTTTCTAGCTGGCATGGAGATCGATCTTAGAATGCTTATAAACATTGACCGCAAAATTTTACGTCTGGGGCTTATCTATCTTGCCCTCATCTACTCGCTAGCAACTGCACTTACGTTTAGTTTTGATCTTAGTTTGCTCTATATTATCATTATCCCAATAATGGCCGTTGGTATGATATTTACGCTATTTAAAGAGTATGGCAGAGATGTGAAATGGCTAAATTTAAGCATGCTTATTGCAACTATTGGTGAGCTTATAAGCATTACGCTTTTGACATTTATAGCAGCCTATTTGCAGTTTGGAGCTAGTATAAATTTATGGCTAACGATTGGCTATTTGATCTTATTTTTAGCTATCAGTGTGCTTAGCTTTAAAATTTTAGATGTGCTTTTTTGGTGGTATCCTGGGCTTAAAGTGATCCTTATGCCACACTACGATAAGGATGAAAAAGATATTAGGCTAAGCATTGCGGTATTTTTTTCGATGATTGCACTCATGCTTTATTTGAATTTAGAAGTTGCCTTTGGCGCGTTTATCGCAGGTATGTTTATAGCTACATTTTTTGATCATAAAAAAGACTTGCCACACAAGCTTTCAAGCTTTGGATTTGGATTTTTGGTACCGATATTTTTTATACACATAGGCTCAACCTTTAAACTCTCAAGCCTAAGCTCAAATGAAGTGATAAAAGATGCTATTTTTATATTTTGTGCGATGCTTACCACAAGGCTTTTTTCAAGTGTGTTATTTGTAGGAAAATTAGGATTTAAGGGGATATTTTTGTTTTCTCTCTCACAATCCATGCCGCTAACACTTCTAGTAGCAGTTGCTACTATCGCACACAGATCAGGTGAGATAAGTGATTATTCTTACTCATCTTTTATCCTAGCAAGCCTAGCTCAAGCTATAATAGGGACAATAATTATAAAATTTCTAATGCAATCAAGAAGTAAGGAGTAAAAATGCCATCAAATACAGCTACGCTAACTGATAACAGAACCGGCAAGAGTTACGAGTTTCCTATACTAAAAGGCACTATGGGACCTGACGTGATAGACATCTCGACATTTTTTAGTGATACTGGAATGTTTACTTTTGACAGAGGTTATACTTCAACTGCGATGTGTCGCTCAGCGATAACTTATATAGACGGCTTAAAAGGCGAACTAATGTATAGAGGTTATGATATCGCGTATTTGGCCGAAAATAAGACATTTTTAGACGTGGCATATTTACTCTTAAACAAAGAGATTCCAACAAATGATCAGTATATAAATTTTAAAACCGAGCTTAAAAAAAGAAGCTTTATACATGAAGGCATGATGAAGCTATTTGACGCATTTCCAGATAAGGCGCACCCTATGGCGATATTGCAAGCAGCAGTCTCAGCCCTAAGTGCCTTTTACTCAGATCACCTAAATATGGATAAACCTGAAGAGTATCACGAGATGGCTATGCGTATAATCGCTAAAATTCCAACGATCGCGGCCTTTAGTTACCGCTACTCACGCGGACTTCCTATCATCTATCCAAATTTAGATCGTGGCTTTACTGAAAATTTCCTCTACATGATGAGGGGCTATCCATATGAGCATGTCGATCTTAAGCCTATCGAGATCAAGGCACTTGACACGGTCTTTATGCTGCACGCAGATCACGAGCAAAATGCTTCAACAACGACTGTTAGAACCGTTGGCTCAACGCACGCTCACCCATACGCATGTATAAGTGCGGGCATCGGCGCACTTTGGGGCTGGGCTCACGGCGGGGCAAACGAGGGAGTTATACGTCAGCTTGAAGAGATAGGCTCTGTAGCAAATGTCGATAGATACATCGCTAGAGCAAAGGATAAAAATGATCCATTTAGGCTAATGGGCTTTGGCCACAGGGTCTATAAAAATTTTGATCCTCGCGCAAAAGTGCTCAAAAAAATGAGAGATCAACTCATGGACGAGATAGGCATCAACTCAGAGCTTATTAAAATCGCAAACCGCATAGAAGAGATCGCGCTAAATGATGACTATTTTGTGAGTAGAAATTTATATCCAAATGTTGATTTTCACTCAGGGCTCATCCTAAAGGCGCTTGGCATACCAAATAATATGTTTGCCGTCATCTTCGTCATCGGCAGGACTCCAGGCTGGATCAGTCAGTGGATCGAGCTAAAAGAGCAAGACACGATAAAGATAGTCCGCCCAAGACAGCTTTATGTTGGAGAGACAAACAGAACACCAAAATGAGTGAGCTTCTAAATTTAGCTAAAAAAGCAGCCGTTAATGCTGGAGCGCAAATAATGAAATTTTACTCTGCAGATAATACGGCTCTTAAAGTCTGCCTAAAAGATGACAGCTCGCCACTAACTAGCGCTGATCTAGCTGCAAATGAAGCGATAATAAAAATTCTAAGCAAAAGTGGGATAAAAATTTGCTCTGAAGAGAGTATCTTGCAAGAAAGCGATAAAGACGAGTTTTGGCTCGTAGATCCTCTTGATGGCACGAAAGAATTTCTAGCTAGAAATGGCGAATTTTGCGTTTGCATAGCGCTTATAAAGAAAGCTAGACCGATGCTTGGCGTGATATTTATCCCAGTTAGTAAAGAGCTTTTTTACGTTGATGAAAATGGCGCTTTTAAAGAAATTTTAGATGACAATGATGAAATCATAAAGAGAGTTGATTTAAATAAAAAAGATAAAAATTTAGACAATCTAATCTTTTCAAGTAGAAGAGGCGATGCCAAAGAGATAGAATTTATAGGACAGAGCTTAAATTTTGAGCAAAGGTGCATCGGCTCAGCCATAAAATTTTGCCGTTTGGTTGAATTTGGCGGAGCTTATTTGAGATTTGCCCCAAGCTACCTTTGGGACAATGCTGCAGGAGATGCGCTCGTAAATTTTTGTGGCGGAAAAGTATTTGACGCTAATAGCGGCAAAGAGATGAGCTACAAGCTTGCTAATTTAAAAAGTCCATTTTTCATAGCTCTCTCAAAAAACACACTAAATCTAAAAGATAAAATCACACAGCTATATAAGCAAAGTAAAATTTAAACCTTAAATTTCTTCTAGCAGATAAAGCATACTAGCTATTTTTGCTGTGCCTAGCACGTAGCTCATTATGTTTGCTGCGACTTTATCTTTTTTAAGCACTTTGCCATTTATGTCAAATATATCTTCGTTGTTCTCTTTAATAAATTTCAAAGCTTTTGCTGCGACATCTTCTAAGCTATTTTTACCATCAAGCAATAAAAGTATGTAATAATCGATATTGTTAAGCTTCCTTGAGATGCTAAATTTATTAGCAAAAACAATATCGGCATTATTTTTACGATTTAAAAAATATCTTACATAATTTATTAAATTTTGACTAAGCCTTGAATAGCCGGGCCTATACTCGATATTTTTTTGCTCATCTTTTAAGATCATTGCATCAGACGAGTTTGTTAAAATTCTTACAAAGGCGCTATAAACCATAAGCTTATCTTCTGGCAAAATTTCTAAAATCTGAGAAAGGTTTATGCTGGCTGGATACATCTTATAAAAGACCTCACAAAGCCATGATATGTCTTGTGGCATAGCGCCATAACTATCTTGCCACTCATTATCTTTCTTTATAAAATCTGCCACAACGTGAATTTTATTGATATCGCTTGGGCCTATTTGTTTATTGGCTATGCTCTCATAAGTCTTGCTATGGACTATTAGGCTTTGTCTAAATACTTTGTTGCTAATCATATCCATGAATTGCTCTAGATCGATTCTGTCCTTAAACTTATTATTTTTGTATTCATCTACTATGGCTGTGCCAACATCTGGGGTAAAAATATCATCAAGCGTATACTCACAAAGATAAGTAAGCTCATTTTTGGCAAGCATGGCATTAAAATCTTTAAAATAAAATGGATCATTTGTATATTCTAAAAACTCATGAGCTATGTAAAAATCATCTTTTGAGAGCACATGTTCTGTTATGAAAAGAAGCATCTTAAGGGGTATTTTTCCCTCATAAATTTCTTCATTTCTTGTTAGCAAATATTCTTTATAGACTAAAAGTGCTTCTTTGGCTGCTTTTAACCTCTCTTGCATGCTCTCTTTATCTTTTGCGGCAAGTAGCATTATATCCCTTACGATATCTTTTACTTTCCAGCCAGGATAAACATTATAAGAGATAAATGCCACGCCATTTGCACTTAAATTCTCTCTTACGACTTTTAATATAGCTTCTTTTACAAAGTCAGGCACCCAGCTAAAAACACCATGAGCAATGATATAGTCAAATTTCTCATCACTTTTAAATTCGCAAATATCGCCGTGTATAAGCTCTAAATTTGTAAGCCCCATTTCTTTAACGATCTCTTGTCCGCGCCTTATCTGCTCGCCACTAAGATCTATGCCAACTACTTTTGCATTTTTGTTGTTTACTGCAAATGGGATCAAATTTCCACCGAAGCTACATCCTATCTCTAAAACTCTTGCATTTTCGCATGGCGGTGGAGTTATGCCAAGAAGTGTCGCACAAGCTTCAAGCCTATATGGCGACGATTGGGCAAAAGCTATTGATTTATAAGTTAGCTCATCATAAGACTTCTCAATTTTGCTATTTTGGCTCATTTTAGCTCCTAGTAGTCTTTTTCTTTGATTTTTTCTAGCATATTTTTAGCATCATTCTCAGGATCATCCACTATATATGCGCGCCTTATCTTGCCATCTTTTATGATGAGTGTTTGTCTAAAGTAAAATTTATGTCCATTTGATGCAGAAAAAACCGGAAGCTCAAGCGCCCTTTCAAGCATAAACTCACTATCGTTTAGAAACATGACTCCAGCCGAAGTCTCTTCTTGAAATTTCTTTTGAGCTGCGATATCTTGTGAGCTAATGGCAACTACCATAAAACCAAGATCGTTAAAACCTTTTAAAAATTTCTTGTAGTTTATCGCTTGTTTGGTGCAGCCCTTCATGCCCGCAGTATTTTGTAATTGCTCGCTTAAAAGACCAAAGTCCTCGCCTATCTTTGGATAGATGAAAATAACGCAGTCGTGTGTCCTTGCAAAGGCGGAAAAATCAAATTCCTTACCATCTAAGGTATTTAAATATATACTTGTAGGCACTTTTATCATACTTCATCCTTTAAAATTTTTACTATTATATCTTTATAAGCTTTGTCTTAAGCTTTTTTAGAATTTAAAAGATAAACTACGAAAAGGACAAAAAAGCTAATTATTAGCATCAAAAGTGCATAGATATGAGCCTTGGTGTAATCAAGCATTTCAACCGCTTCAAATATCGCAATGCTCGCAACCTTACTCTCTCCAGCTACGCTACCACCTATCATTAAAACAACACCAAACTCACCCATGGTGTGAGCAAAGCTAACGACAGTAGATGTTAATAAATTTGATCTGATACTTGGCAAAATCACCCTAAAAATAGTCGTGAGCTTATTTTTACCAAGGCTATAACTTGCTTCAAAAAGGCTCTTTTTTAGGCTATTTAGCCCAGCATAAATCGGCCCAAACATAAATGGCAATGAATAGATACAACTTGCCACAACAAGACCTGTGAAGTTAAAAACAAGCCTAACTCCAAAAATTTCTTCAATAAATTTACCAAAGGCCGAATAAGGCGAAAGAAAAATGAGCAGATAAAAGCCAAGAACACTTGGTGGCAAGACCAAGGGTAGTGAGATTACCGACTCTAAAAACGACTTGCCAAAAAATTTCTTTTGAGACATAAAATAGGCAAGTGCGATGCAGACAAAAAATAAAATAAAAGTTGTTATAAAAGATAATTTTAGTGATAGCCAAAATGGCTCGTAATCGATACTTTTTAACTCGTCTATCATGCTTTTTCCAAATTTACGCTAAATGCTTTTGTGCTAACTACTACCATATCGCC
This DNA window, taken from Campylobacter concisus, encodes the following:
- the modB gene encoding molybdate ABC transporter permease subunit, with the protein product MIDELKSIDYEPFWLSLKLSFITTFILFFVCIALAYFMSQKKFFGKSFLESVISLPLVLPPSVLGFYLLIFLSPYSAFGKFIEEIFGVRLVFNFTGLVVASCIYSLPFMFGPIYAGLNSLKKSLFEASYSLGKNKLTTIFRVILPSIRSNLLTSTVVSFAHTMGEFGVVLMIGGSVAGESKVASIAIFEAVEMLDYTKAHIYALLMLIISFFVLFVVYLLNSKKA
- a CDS encoding redoxin family protein, with translation MIKVPTSIYLNTLDGKEFDFSAFARTHDCVIFIYPKIGEDFGLLSEQLQNTAGMKGCTKQAINYKKFLKGFNDLGFMVVAISSQDIAAQKKFQEETSAGVMFLNDSEFMLERALELPVFSASNGHKFYFRQTLIIKDGKIRRAYIVDDPENDAKNMLEKIKEKDY